One region of Microbacterium sufflavum genomic DNA includes:
- a CDS encoding Mrp/NBP35 family ATP-binding protein, with protein sequence MTAADSVRSAVSAVTDPELRRPIGELDMVRDIEVDGTVAHVGIALTIVGCPAADRIERDVRAAAAAVPGIETVEVDVGVMTPAERKALTEKLRAGRPPRHVPFGPESLTRVILVSSGKGGVGKSTVTANLAVALAQRGLAVGLVDADVHGFSIPGLLGIPAGTQPTRIDDLMLPPVAHGVKAISIGMFLRDGESVVAWRGPMLHRTVSQFLTDVFFGDLDVLLIDMPPGTGDIAISIGQLLPHAEVLVVTTPQAAASEVAIRSGLVARQTGQRVIGVVENMAAYTLPDGTVVDLFGAGGGAAVADALSEPGSPVPLLASIPLSPALRRGGDVGDPVVIAEPDDAAATAIRTLAAQLGRQGRGLAGRPLPMSIS encoded by the coding sequence ATGACCGCGGCCGACAGCGTCCGCAGCGCCGTCTCCGCCGTCACGGACCCGGAGCTGCGACGCCCCATCGGTGAGCTCGACATGGTGCGGGACATCGAGGTCGACGGCACCGTCGCGCACGTCGGGATCGCGTTGACCATCGTCGGGTGCCCCGCCGCCGACCGCATCGAGCGGGATGTCCGCGCCGCGGCCGCCGCGGTGCCCGGCATCGAGACCGTCGAGGTGGACGTGGGGGTCATGACCCCCGCCGAGCGGAAGGCGCTGACCGAGAAGCTGCGCGCCGGTCGCCCGCCGCGCCACGTGCCGTTCGGACCCGAGTCGCTCACGCGCGTGATCCTCGTGTCCAGCGGGAAGGGCGGCGTCGGCAAGTCCACCGTCACCGCGAACCTCGCGGTCGCTCTCGCCCAGCGCGGGCTCGCGGTCGGCCTCGTCGACGCCGACGTGCACGGGTTCTCGATCCCCGGTCTGCTCGGCATCCCCGCCGGCACGCAGCCCACGCGCATCGACGACCTCATGCTGCCCCCGGTCGCGCACGGCGTGAAGGCGATCTCGATCGGGATGTTCCTGCGCGACGGCGAGTCGGTCGTCGCGTGGCGCGGGCCCATGCTGCATCGGACCGTGTCGCAGTTCCTCACCGACGTCTTCTTCGGCGACCTCGACGTGCTGCTGATCGACATGCCGCCCGGCACGGGAGACATCGCGATCTCCATCGGTCAGCTGCTCCCCCACGCGGAGGTCCTCGTGGTGACGACGCCGCAGGCGGCCGCATCGGAGGTGGCGATCCGCAGCGGATTGGTGGCGCGGCAGACCGGACAGCGGGTGATCGGCGTGGTCGAGAACATGGCGGCGTACACGCTCCCGGACGGCACCGTGGTCGACCTGTTCGGCGCGGGCGGCGGGGCGGCGGTCGCCGACGCCCTGTCGGAACCCGGCTCCCCGGTGCCGCTGTTGGCCTCGATCCCGCTCAGCCCCGCGCTGCGGCGGGGCGGCGACGTCGGCGACCCCGTCGTGATCGCCGAGCCGGACGACGCGGCGGCGACCGCGATCCGCACTCTGGCCGCACAGCTCGGACGACAGGGACGCGGCCTCGCCGGTCGACCGCTGCCGATGTCGATCTCCTGA
- a CDS encoding DUF1003 domain-containing protein, which produces MARMSRSTPRLDAPGRGTTRPRTTSRDRFGRFTEWVARAMGTPAFLVILSLFCILWIGWNTLMPHHLRFDDAALGFTALTLMLSLQASYAAPLILLAQNRQDDRDRVQIEQDRQRAERNLADTEYLAREIVALRMALEERNSQAVTRDVLRQELKALLAELNDAEDEPAGGATP; this is translated from the coding sequence ATGGCGAGGATGAGCCGGTCGACGCCGCGCCTGGACGCACCGGGGCGGGGAACCACGCGCCCCCGCACCACCTCCCGCGACCGCTTCGGACGGTTCACGGAGTGGGTCGCCCGGGCCATGGGCACGCCCGCCTTCCTCGTGATCCTCAGCCTGTTCTGCATCCTGTGGATCGGGTGGAACACGCTCATGCCGCACCACCTGCGCTTCGACGATGCGGCCCTGGGGTTCACCGCGCTCACGCTCATGCTGTCGCTGCAGGCCTCGTACGCCGCCCCGCTGATCCTGCTCGCGCAGAACCGGCAGGACGACCGCGACCGCGTGCAGATCGAGCAGGACCGCCAGCGGGCCGAGCGCAACCTCGCCGACACGGAGTACCTGGCGCGGGAGATCGTGGCGCTGCGCATGGCGCTCGAGGAGCGCAATTCGCAGGCGGTCACCCGAGACGTGCTGCGCCAGGAGCTGAAGGCGCTGCTGGCCGAGCTGAACGACGCCGAAGACGAGCCGGCGGGCGGCGCGACCCCATGA
- a CDS encoding magnesium transporter MgtE N-terminal domain-containing protein: MSTQRVFAARLAGCAVFDPVGDRLGKVRDVVVVYRSTAAPRVIGLVVEIPGRRHVFLSIGRVTSIRSGQVITTGLINVRRFSPRAGEVRVLAEMLGRRVSLIDGSGTAVIEDVAIEPNRLGEWAISQLFLRRPKTGASPFAKGPTTFAAWNEVAEERAPGEAQSAEQLVASYSELHAADLANTLLDLPQQRMIEVAEELSDDRLADALEEMPEDEQVHILDRLGDERAADILDQMEPDDAADLLAQLPPNRLEQLLELMEPEEAEDVRMLLRYGPDTAGGLMTPEPIILSADATVAEALALIRRHELHPALAAAVFVTLPPFETPTGRLLGLVHFQRMLRYPPHERLGAILDDSLEPVPVTASAAEVARMLASYDLVSLPVVDAAHRLVGAISIDDVLDYLLPDDWRTHDSDDASPTTGAR, translated from the coding sequence GTGAGCACACAACGGGTCTTCGCCGCGCGCCTCGCAGGGTGCGCCGTCTTCGATCCCGTCGGCGACCGGCTCGGCAAGGTCCGGGATGTCGTCGTCGTGTATCGAAGTACCGCGGCCCCTCGTGTGATCGGCCTCGTGGTCGAGATCCCCGGCCGCCGCCACGTGTTCCTCTCGATCGGGCGGGTCACCTCGATCCGGTCGGGGCAGGTCATCACCACGGGCCTCATCAACGTGCGCCGCTTCTCACCGCGCGCCGGTGAGGTGCGGGTGCTCGCCGAGATGCTCGGGCGCCGCGTGAGCCTCATCGACGGCAGCGGCACCGCCGTCATCGAAGACGTGGCGATCGAGCCGAACCGTCTGGGCGAATGGGCCATCAGCCAGCTCTTCCTGCGGCGACCGAAGACCGGGGCCTCCCCCTTCGCCAAGGGGCCGACGACGTTCGCCGCCTGGAACGAGGTCGCCGAGGAGCGGGCGCCGGGCGAGGCGCAGTCCGCCGAGCAGCTCGTCGCGTCGTACTCCGAACTGCACGCCGCCGACCTCGCCAACACCCTCCTCGACCTGCCGCAGCAGCGCATGATCGAGGTCGCCGAAGAGCTCTCCGACGACCGTCTCGCCGACGCCCTGGAGGAGATGCCGGAGGACGAGCAGGTGCACATCCTCGACCGGCTCGGCGACGAGCGCGCCGCGGACATCCTCGACCAGATGGAGCCGGACGACGCCGCCGACCTGCTCGCACAGCTGCCGCCCAACCGCCTGGAGCAGCTGCTCGAGCTGATGGAGCCGGAAGAGGCAGAGGACGTCCGGATGCTGCTCCGCTACGGCCCCGACACGGCGGGCGGTCTGATGACGCCGGAGCCGATCATCCTCTCCGCCGACGCGACCGTGGCCGAGGCCCTGGCGCTCATCCGCCGTCACGAGCTGCACCCCGCCCTCGCCGCCGCGGTGTTCGTCACGCTGCCCCCGTTCGAGACCCCGACCGGACGCCTGCTGGGCCTCGTGCACTTCCAGCGGATGCTGCGCTACCCGCCGCACGAGCGCCTCGGCGCCATCCTCGACGACAGCCTCGAACCCGTCCCGGTCACGGCCTCCGCGGCCGAGGTCGCCCGCATGCTCGCCAGCTACGACCTGGTGTCGCTCCCCGTGGTCGACGCTGCCCACCGCCTCGTCGGCGCCATCAGCATCGACGACGTGCTGGACTACCTGCTGCCCGACGACTGGCGCACGCACGACAGCGACGACGCGTCGCCCACGACGGGGGCGCGCTGA
- a CDS encoding general stress protein: MSMLNRPANGTDTGEIVASMRDYESAQKTVSKLIAGEVPARDIAIVGQSVRTVERVTGRLGYAAAARSGAINGVLIGLFLSAILVLGNPEVPIQLFVGFVFIGVAVGMLLSLVTYAIVRRRRDFASVTQFAADHYEVTVQAASLAKARQVLGATRVAPVRPPVNLDEPPRYGERITPGAGTPAPAPAPPAAPAPAPAPPAAPAPEPEPGADPAPAPAPEPAPAPAPEPAPEPAPAPEPAPAPEPAPAPEPAPAPEPGVPPRPADPGAAGTIR; the protein is encoded by the coding sequence ATGAGCATGCTTAATCGCCCAGCGAACGGCACGGACACCGGCGAGATCGTCGCCTCGATGCGCGACTACGAGAGCGCGCAGAAGACGGTGTCGAAGCTGATCGCCGGAGAGGTGCCGGCGCGGGACATCGCGATCGTCGGGCAGAGCGTCCGCACGGTCGAGCGGGTGACGGGGCGCCTCGGCTATGCCGCCGCTGCCCGATCGGGCGCGATCAACGGCGTGCTGATCGGGCTCTTCCTGTCGGCCATCCTCGTGCTCGGCAACCCCGAGGTCCCCATCCAGCTGTTCGTGGGATTCGTCTTCATCGGTGTCGCGGTCGGCATGCTGCTGAGCCTCGTGACGTACGCGATCGTCCGCCGGCGCCGCGACTTCGCGAGCGTCACGCAGTTCGCCGCCGATCACTACGAGGTCACGGTGCAGGCGGCGTCGCTGGCCAAGGCCCGCCAGGTGCTCGGTGCCACGCGGGTCGCTCCGGTGCGCCCACCCGTGAACCTGGACGAGCCGCCGCGCTACGGGGAGCGCATCACCCCGGGCGCCGGTACCCCCGCTCCCGCTCCCGCACCCCCGGCTGCCCCGGCTCCCGCGCCCGCTCCGCCGGCCGCGCCGGCCCCCGAACCTGAGCCGGGCGCCGACCCCGCCCCCGCTCCGGCCCCCGAGCCCGCTCCCGCTCCCGCCCCGGAGCCCGCCCCCGAACCCGCTCCCGCCCCCGAACCCGCTCCCGCCCCGGAGCCCGCTCCCGCCCCGGAGCCCGCTCCCGCCCCCGAGCCCGGGGTGCCGCCGCGGCCGGCCGATCCCGGCGCCGCTGGCACGATCCGCTGA
- a CDS encoding alpha/beta hydrolase family protein, with protein MSTLDVALPNGTVTVSVDRTDAESDDIVLIAHGAGAGKDHPFLVGLAGALDGLGLATARFSFPYSQQGRKMPGPAAHAVATWRAIVEATRAAHPGRRIWAAGKSYGGRMASLAVAEGLAVDGLVYLGYPLHPPGRPDRPRTEHLPAIAVPQLFIEGTNDPFIQPLSQFEEALAACQDARVHWIEGGGHSFEIAGHKRPAADVGAALAPVIRDFIVARRR; from the coding sequence ATGAGCACCCTCGACGTCGCGCTGCCCAACGGCACGGTCACGGTGTCGGTCGATCGGACGGACGCCGAGAGTGACGACATCGTCCTGATCGCCCACGGCGCCGGCGCGGGCAAGGACCACCCGTTCCTCGTCGGCCTCGCCGGGGCACTCGACGGTCTCGGTCTCGCGACGGCACGGTTCTCCTTCCCCTACAGCCAGCAGGGGCGGAAGATGCCGGGTCCGGCTGCCCACGCCGTCGCCACCTGGCGCGCGATCGTCGAGGCCACCCGGGCCGCCCACCCGGGACGACGCATCTGGGCCGCGGGCAAGTCGTACGGCGGGCGCATGGCGTCGCTCGCGGTCGCCGAGGGGCTCGCCGTCGACGGGCTCGTGTACCTCGGCTACCCCCTGCACCCGCCGGGGCGCCCGGATCGTCCGCGTACCGAGCACCTTCCGGCGATCGCCGTGCCGCAGCTGTTCATCGAGGGGACGAACGACCCGTTCATCCAGCCGCTGTCGCAGTTCGAGGAGGCGCTCGCCGCCTGCCAGGACGCCCGGGTCCACTGGATCGAGGGCGGCGGTCACTCCTTCGAGATCGCGGGACACAAGCGCCCCGCGGCCGATGTCGGGGCCGCGCTCGCCCCGGTGATCCGCGACTTCATCGTCGCCCGACGCCGCTGA
- a CDS encoding phosphotransferase, producing MHDGELTVDDTLTDRLLARDAPDLHGRPLRRVPAAGTVNTIVRLGDDLVARFPLLPTTEQQLRREAAALHEFAEATPFAAPVPVRVVPPSTDYPSAWSVQTWVPGRPADPLAHADAADLARDLGALIRALRAVDVAGRGFDGRGRGGVLADHDEWVAECLARSGSLFDVAAATALWSELRSLPSAEDVVMSHRDLTPFNVLIAEDGGTRLVGVLDGGDFGPADPALDLVCAWHLFDAPVREVLRDAVDVGTTTWLRGAAWAFQQAAGLGWYYERSNPAMSALGRTTMRRLLADADLRRLI from the coding sequence ATGCACGACGGTGAGCTGACGGTCGACGACACCCTCACCGACCGTCTGCTCGCCCGGGATGCACCCGACCTGCACGGTCGACCGCTGCGCAGGGTCCCCGCGGCGGGCACGGTCAACACCATCGTGCGGCTCGGCGACGACCTCGTGGCGCGCTTCCCGCTGTTGCCCACCACCGAGCAGCAGCTGCGGAGGGAGGCGGCCGCCCTGCACGAGTTCGCCGAGGCGACGCCGTTCGCCGCCCCGGTCCCCGTGCGCGTCGTGCCGCCGTCGACCGACTACCCGTCGGCGTGGTCGGTGCAGACGTGGGTGCCCGGACGACCGGCCGACCCGCTGGCCCACGCCGATGCCGCGGACCTCGCGCGTGACCTCGGGGCGCTGATCCGTGCGCTGCGCGCGGTCGACGTCGCAGGGCGCGGGTTCGACGGTCGGGGCCGCGGCGGAGTGCTGGCCGACCACGACGAGTGGGTCGCGGAGTGCCTCGCGCGCAGCGGGTCGCTCTTCGATGTCGCCGCGGCCACCGCCCTGTGGTCGGAGCTGCGGTCGCTGCCGTCCGCCGAGGACGTGGTCATGAGCCACCGCGACCTCACCCCGTTCAACGTGCTGATCGCCGAGGACGGCGGCACCCGCCTGGTCGGTGTGCTCGACGGGGGCGACTTCGGTCCGGCCGACCCCGCCCTCGACCTGGTGTGCGCGTGGCACCTGTTCGACGCGCCGGTGCGCGAGGTGCTGCGGGACGCGGTCGACGTGGGCACGACGACCTGGTTGCGCGGCGCGGCCTGGGCCTTCCAGCAGGCCGCGGGCCTCGGCTGGTACTACGAGCGCTCGAATCCGGCGATGAGCGCGCTCGGCCGCACCACGATGCGCCGGCTGCTCGCCGATGCGGACCTGCGCCGCCTGATCTAG
- a CDS encoding aminopeptidase P family protein: protein MSTGERDTIADETVEAPVENSSTNRKQPFPQGFLDTISTGWAERPETVPAPRAQAPFAAKRRAAVSAAFPGQRLVIPAGSLKQRSNDTDYVFRAHSAFAHLTGWASDAEPDSVLVFEPTDGGHDVTLYFRERADRTTTEFYADATIGEFWIGPRPSLAGVAADLQIATAHLHEFRPSEGELVLDEDETLTRVVSELRLIKDEFEIAEMRRAVEITANGFDDIIRELPAAIAHARGERVVEGVFHRRAREDGNGEGYDTIAASGPHACYLHWTRNDGVVAPGDLILVDAGVEADSLYTADITRTLPVSGTFTDVQRRVYETVREAADAAFAAARVGARFRDVHAAAMAVIAERTAEWGLLPVTAEEALDADAGGQHRRYMVHGTSHHLGIDVHDCAQARREMYYDGILAPGMVFTIEPGLYFQIDDLTVPAELRGIGVRIEDDILMTEDGPVNLSADIPRTADEVEAWMARLRG from the coding sequence ATGAGCACCGGAGAACGCGACACGATCGCTGACGAGACCGTCGAAGCCCCCGTCGAGAACAGCTCGACCAATCGCAAGCAGCCCTTCCCGCAGGGCTTCCTCGACACCATCTCGACCGGATGGGCCGAGCGTCCGGAGACCGTTCCGGCTCCGCGCGCGCAGGCACCGTTCGCGGCGAAGCGCCGCGCCGCCGTCTCGGCTGCCTTCCCCGGGCAGCGCCTCGTGATCCCGGCGGGCTCTCTCAAGCAGCGCAGCAACGACACCGACTACGTGTTCCGCGCCCACTCGGCATTCGCGCACCTCACGGGGTGGGCGTCGGACGCCGAACCCGACTCCGTCCTGGTGTTCGAGCCGACCGACGGCGGCCACGACGTCACCCTCTACTTCCGCGAGCGCGCGGACCGCACCACCACCGAGTTCTACGCCGACGCGACGATCGGAGAGTTCTGGATCGGCCCGCGCCCCTCGCTGGCCGGCGTCGCCGCCGACCTGCAGATCGCCACGGCACACCTGCACGAGTTCCGCCCGAGCGAGGGCGAGCTCGTCCTCGACGAGGACGAGACCCTCACCCGCGTCGTCTCCGAGCTGCGCCTCATCAAGGACGAGTTCGAGATCGCCGAGATGCGGCGTGCGGTGGAGATCACCGCGAACGGCTTCGACGACATCATCCGCGAGCTTCCCGCCGCGATCGCGCACGCCCGCGGCGAGCGGGTGGTCGAGGGCGTGTTCCACCGCCGCGCGCGCGAGGACGGCAACGGCGAGGGCTACGACACGATCGCCGCGTCCGGCCCGCACGCCTGCTACCTGCACTGGACGCGCAACGACGGTGTGGTCGCTCCCGGAGACCTGATCCTGGTGGATGCGGGGGTGGAGGCGGACAGCCTGTACACGGCGGACATCACGCGCACCCTGCCGGTCTCGGGCACCTTCACCGACGTGCAGCGGCGCGTGTACGAGACAGTCCGTGAGGCGGCCGACGCCGCGTTCGCGGCAGCCCGGGTGGGCGCGCGGTTCCGCGACGTGCACGCCGCTGCGATGGCCGTGATCGCCGAGCGCACCGCCGAGTGGGGTCTGCTGCCGGTCACGGCGGAGGAGGCGCTGGACGCCGACGCCGGCGGTCAGCACCGCCGCTACATGGTGCACGGCACCTCGCACCACCTGGGTATCGACGTGCACGACTGCGCTCAGGCCCGCCGCGAGATGTACTACGACGGCATCCTCGCCCCCGGCATGGTCTTCACGATCGAGCCCGGTCTGTACTTCCAGATCGACGACCTCACGGTGCCCGCCGAGCTGCGCGGCATCGGGGTCCGGATCGAGGACGACATCCTGATGACGGAGGACGGCCCCGTGAACCTGTCGGCCGACATCCCGCGCACGGCCGACGAGGTCGAGGCGTGGATGGCCCGGCTCCGCGGCTGA
- a CDS encoding endonuclease/exonuclease/phosphatase family protein: MFRLLGILFTVLFAIATAIVVWPQFFRLEQTHPFAQLVAARGLVLGALLVVAVLALLLLLARPLRGFAASILIVALLGAGATGVIGATRGFTGATLPAATDSSLRVLTWNTAGEAVPAEEIARRILEQGADVVALPETTEAVGERIALMLREQGHPMWVHHVQFRPDVPNGPQSWQTTVLVAPELGEYSVIESARDGSSNTGSVPSVVLMPVDGDGPTIVAVHAVAPRMEEMQQWQSDLQWIADQCPAGDFILAGDFNATVDHMASLGVEGGDMGYCRDVASRTGNGLSGTWPSSLPALAGAPIDHVMASPNWRPTGSVVLDDAGGSDHRALVVQLEPAG; encoded by the coding sequence ATGTTTCGTCTCCTGGGGATCCTGTTCACCGTGCTGTTCGCGATCGCGACGGCCATCGTGGTGTGGCCGCAGTTCTTCCGCCTCGAGCAGACCCACCCGTTCGCGCAGCTGGTCGCCGCCCGCGGCCTGGTGCTCGGCGCGCTCCTCGTCGTCGCGGTGCTGGCGCTCCTGCTGCTGCTGGCCCGGCCGCTCCGAGGGTTCGCGGCGTCGATCCTGATCGTGGCGCTGCTGGGTGCCGGGGCCACCGGGGTGATCGGCGCGACGCGCGGCTTCACCGGCGCCACCCTCCCCGCCGCGACCGACAGCAGCCTGCGGGTGCTGACCTGGAACACGGCGGGCGAGGCCGTTCCCGCGGAGGAGATCGCACGACGGATCCTGGAGCAGGGTGCCGACGTCGTCGCTCTGCCGGAGACCACCGAGGCGGTCGGCGAGCGCATCGCGTTGATGCTGCGGGAGCAGGGGCACCCGATGTGGGTGCACCACGTGCAGTTCCGGCCCGACGTGCCGAACGGCCCGCAGTCGTGGCAGACGACCGTGCTGGTCGCTCCCGAGCTGGGCGAGTACTCCGTGATCGAGTCCGCCAGGGACGGCAGCAGCAACACCGGGTCCGTGCCGAGCGTCGTGCTGATGCCGGTGGACGGCGACGGGCCGACGATCGTGGCCGTGCACGCGGTCGCTCCGCGCATGGAGGAGATGCAGCAGTGGCAGAGCGACCTGCAGTGGATCGCCGACCAGTGCCCGGCGGGCGACTTCATCCTCGCGGGTGACTTCAACGCCACGGTCGACCACATGGCGTCGCTCGGCGTGGAGGGGGGCGACATGGGCTATTGCCGCGACGTCGCCTCTCGCACGGGCAACGGTCTGTCCGGCACGTGGCCCAGCTCCCTGCCCGCGCTGGCCGGGGCCCCCATCGACCACGTGATGGCCTCTCCGAACTGGCGCCCGACGGGGTCCGTCGTCCTGGACGACGCCGGTGGCAGCGATCACCGCGCGCTCGTGGTGCAGCTGGAACCGGCCGGCTGA
- a CDS encoding PHP domain-containing protein has protein sequence MPAASHRFAGPADLHLHSNHSDGTESPAEVMRQVYAHGVRTAALTDHDRTTGWTEAGDAAVALGMTFLPGMELSAKHEWRSVHVLGYLFDPDDAALRAETNRIRDDRIGRAERIVRNIGRDYDLQWDDVVAQTTLDATVGRPHIADALVARGIVRDRTEAFDGILHPREGYYEPHYAPDPLTAVRLITAAGGVAVIAHPVTAGRDRMMPVAYIERLIDAGLGGFEVDHRENTAQGKTMLRELAARHDLIITGSSDYHGSGKPNRPGENTTAEDMVQRLIDRASGSTPRYP, from the coding sequence ATGCCCGCCGCGTCACACAGGTTCGCCGGTCCCGCCGACCTGCACCTGCACTCCAACCACTCCGACGGCACGGAGTCGCCCGCCGAGGTGATGCGGCAGGTGTACGCGCACGGTGTCCGCACGGCCGCACTGACCGATCACGACCGCACCACCGGCTGGACCGAGGCGGGCGACGCGGCGGTCGCCCTCGGCATGACGTTCCTGCCCGGAATGGAGCTCTCCGCCAAGCACGAGTGGCGCAGCGTGCACGTGCTGGGCTACCTCTTCGACCCGGACGACGCCGCGCTGCGCGCCGAGACGAACCGCATCCGCGACGACCGGATCGGACGGGCCGAGCGCATCGTGCGCAACATCGGTCGCGACTACGACCTGCAGTGGGACGACGTCGTCGCCCAGACCACGCTCGACGCTACGGTCGGCCGACCGCATATCGCCGACGCCCTCGTCGCGCGCGGCATCGTGCGGGATCGCACCGAAGCGTTCGACGGCATCCTGCACCCGCGCGAGGGCTACTACGAACCCCACTACGCCCCCGATCCGCTCACCGCCGTGCGCCTCATCACCGCCGCGGGCGGGGTGGCCGTCATCGCCCATCCCGTCACGGCCGGCCGCGACCGCATGATGCCCGTGGCGTACATCGAACGGCTGATCGACGCGGGGCTCGGCGGCTTCGAGGTGGACCACCGCGAGAACACCGCGCAGGGCAAGACGATGCTGCGCGAGCTCGCGGCACGGCACGACCTCATCATCACGGGGTCGAGCGACTACCACGGCAGCGGCAAGCCGAACCGCCCGGGGGAGAACACGACGGCCGAGGACATGGTGCAGCGCCTCATCGACCGGGCGTCGGGCTCCACACCGCGCTACCCCTGA
- a CDS encoding DEAD/DEAH box helicase, giving the protein MTTFADLGIDQDIVDALAAKGIVDAFPIQEQTIPLGLPGQDIIGQAKTGTGKTFGFGIPVVQRLGKDPEHGVKALIVVPTRELAVQVYEDIDLLTSNRSTSVVAIYGGKAYEGQIDQLKAGAQIVVGTPGRLIDLAGQRLLDLSNATEVVLDEADKMLDLGFLADIEKIFQKVPAVRHTQLFSATMPGPIVALARRFMTNPIHIRANDPDEGLTQANIKHLVYRAHSLDKDEVIARILQAEGRGKTVIFTRTKRAAQRLVDELSDRGFNVGGVHGDMGQDQRERSMAAFKAGKKDVLVATDVAARGIDVDDVTHVINHTIPDEEKTYLHRAGRTGRAGKTGIAVTFVDWEDLHKWALINRALEFGQPEPIETYSSSPHLYTDLDIPEGTKGRLVSAPKKEPVKTERTRRPERAADAAAEGTGEAGTRRRRRRRTGSSQVGSTFAEGAADGTASEGSSAASADRGAEGAGTHDGAGKEHHDGKPAPARRRRRRRGGSGAAGAAPVAGA; this is encoded by the coding sequence GTGACAACTTTCGCCGATCTCGGCATCGATCAGGACATCGTCGACGCACTGGCCGCGAAGGGCATCGTGGATGCCTTCCCGATCCAGGAGCAGACCATCCCCCTCGGCCTGCCTGGCCAGGACATCATCGGCCAGGCCAAGACCGGTACCGGGAAGACCTTCGGCTTCGGCATCCCCGTCGTGCAGCGGCTCGGGAAGGACCCGGAGCACGGCGTCAAGGCGCTGATCGTCGTCCCCACCCGCGAGCTCGCGGTGCAGGTGTACGAAGACATCGACCTGCTCACCAGCAACCGCTCGACCAGCGTCGTCGCCATCTACGGCGGCAAGGCCTACGAGGGTCAGATCGACCAGCTCAAGGCGGGCGCGCAGATCGTCGTCGGCACCCCCGGCCGTCTGATCGACCTGGCCGGTCAGCGCCTGCTCGACCTGTCGAACGCGACCGAGGTCGTGCTCGACGAGGCCGACAAGATGCTCGATCTGGGCTTCCTCGCCGACATCGAGAAGATCTTCCAGAAGGTCCCGGCCGTGCGCCACACCCAGCTGTTCTCGGCGACCATGCCCGGACCGATCGTGGCACTGGCCCGCCGGTTCATGACCAACCCGATCCACATCCGCGCGAACGACCCCGACGAGGGTCTCACGCAGGCCAACATCAAGCACCTCGTCTACCGCGCGCACTCGCTCGACAAGGACGAGGTCATCGCCCGCATCCTGCAGGCCGAGGGCCGCGGCAAGACCGTCATCTTCACCCGCACCAAGCGGGCCGCTCAGCGTCTCGTCGACGAACTCAGCGACCGCGGGTTCAACGTGGGCGGCGTGCACGGCGACATGGGTCAGGACCAGCGCGAGCGGTCGATGGCGGCGTTCAAGGCGGGCAAGAAGGACGTGCTGGTCGCGACCGACGTCGCCGCCCGCGGCATCGACGTGGACGACGTCACGCACGTGATCAACCACACGATCCCCGATGAGGAGAAGACGTACCTCCACCGCGCGGGTCGCACGGGCCGGGCGGGCAAGACGGGTATCGCGGTCACGTTCGTCGACTGGGAGGACCTGCACAAGTGGGCCCTCATCAACCGAGCGCTGGAGTTCGGCCAGCCGGAGCCGATCGAGACGTACTCGTCGAGCCCGCACCTGTACACCGACCTCGACATCCCCGAGGGCACCAAGGGCCGTCTGGTCTCCGCGCCGAAGAAGGAGCCGGTCAAGACCGAGCGCACCCGTCGTCCGGAGCGCGCCGCCGACGCCGCGGCCGAGGGCACGGGCGAGGCGGGCACGCGTCGTCGTCGCCGCCGCCGCACGGGCTCGAGCCAGGTCGGTTCGACGTTCGCCGAGGGTGCCGCCGACGGCACCGCGTCCGAAGGCTCCTCCGCTGCGTCCGCTGACCGCGGCGCCGAGGGCGCCGGTACGCACGACGGTGCGGGCAAGGAGCACCACGACGGCAAGCCGGCTCCCGCCCGCCGCCGCCGTCGTCGTCGCGGGGGCTCCGGTGCCGCCGGCGCCGCGCCCGTCGCCGGCGCCTGA